From a region of the Brachionichthys hirsutus isolate HB-005 chromosome 9, CSIRO-AGI_Bhir_v1, whole genome shotgun sequence genome:
- the LOC137899358 gene encoding mitochondrial coenzyme A transporter SLC25A42-like, whose amino-acid sequence MAQRVGDHQSPVLPLPPPGQAKDLRPKWTTLDTLLCGAFAGAVAKTVIAPLDRTKIIFQVSSKRFSAKEAFRLIYCNYMKDGLLSLWRGNSATMVRVMPYAAIQFCSHEQYKNQLAGYYGYQGKALPPFPRFLAGSLAGTTAAMLTYPLDMVRARMAVTAREMYSNIMHVFVRISQEEGIKTLYRGFTPTILGVIPYAGITFFTYESLKKLHTEKTKRSQPYPVERLAFGACAGLIGQSASYPLDVVRRRMQTAGVTGSSYSTMLVTMREIVAHEGVMRGLYKGLSMNWVKGPVAVGISLSTFDMTQNFLLKLHQRSYFTH is encoded by the exons ATGGCCCAACGCGTGGGCGATCATCAGTCCCCCGTGCTGCCTCTGCCTCCACCTGGCCAGGCAAAG GACTTGAGGCCCAAATGGACCACGCTGGACACTTTGCTGTGTGGAGCGTTTGCTGGAGCCGTAGCTAAAACAGTCATCGCACCTCTGGATCGGACCAAGATCATTTTCCAAG TGTCCTCAAAGAGATTCTCTGCTAAG gaggCCTTCAGACTCATCTACTGCAACTACATGAAGGATGGGCTGCTCAGCCTGTGGAGGGGCAACTCTGCCACCATGGTGAGGGTCATGCCCTACGCCGCCATCCAGTTCTGCTCACATGAGCAGTACAAAAACCAGCTGGCAGGTTACTACGGCTACCAGGGGAA AGCTCTGCCTCCTTTCCCTCGCTTCCTGGCTGGTTCTCTGGCCGGCACCACTGCCGCCATGCTCACCTACCCGTTGGATATGGTGCGAGCAAGGATGGCGGTCACAGCCAGGGAAAT GTACAGCAACATCATGCACGTCTTTGTGCGGATCTCCCAAGAGGAAGGCATTAAGACCCTTTATAGAGGCTTCACTCCCACCATCCTGGGCGTCATCCCATATGCAGGAATCACATTTTTCACATACGAGAGCCTCAAAAAGCTGCACACAG AAAAAACCAAGCGTTCCCAGCCGTACCCGGTCGAGCGCCTGGCGTTCGGCGCTTGCGCAGGCCTGATTGGACAATCTGCCTCGTACCCGTTGGATGTTGTACGGCGGCGCATGCAGACGGCGGGAGTTACGGGCTCATCGTACAGCACCATGCTGGTGACCATGCGCGAGATCGTCGCACACGAAGGAGTCATGCGTGGACTGTACAAAGGACTGAGCATGAACTGGGTTAAGGGGCCCGTTGCTGTGGGGATCAGCTTATCCACATTTGACATGACGCAAAACTTCCTGCTTAAATTGCATCAGAGGAGTTACTTCACCCACTGA